The following is a genomic window from Rutidosis leptorrhynchoides isolate AG116_Rl617_1_P2 chromosome 8, CSIRO_AGI_Rlap_v1, whole genome shotgun sequence.
tattgtaaatctttttaaatcaatatatttaagtttttaaatattttaaaaattaatattttcaatataagtttgtaaaattaatgtataaaaatattaatgatatttttatgaatttttaatttaatgcattttaaatttaagtttggtgtgaatttaaaaataaaaatgtactttatttcattaagttaaaaatgtgatttctaaaaattcgtcgtgagttgaaaactaggtcgttgaaccgaaattgctttacccgaaggcgggacgagaaattttgttatcattatttttaatcttatttatctaaagtatatcaaaaacattaaaaaaaacccgaaagtccttgcttttaaaacaatcactttaaaatgacaaattttaaaattttgtcgaagaacggactaggtaaacgtaccgaaactacctctacctaaagtaaaaggaaacaaaatgttaaaaaatttattcatttaaattgttttaataaattaagtttttataaaaaataaatattatgtatatatatgtttgtagtttatcttatgtacaaaacagggtaaaacagcgcactttcaaagacgacattaagttcagcaaaagctaccaattttaacgacaagacgtaaaatatcaaatgtgatataaaaaaatatgtttgcaaactcggtaaatttaatcatttttctacgctaatcaccctcaataatttaaattgttactgatttcttgcaaataagggcattgcaagatcttaagtgtgagaaggggttaaattctttcggatttttaaaatttttgacttatacacttgattaccattaaaaatactagtaacgcagtagttgtattagaatctagtgctctctgataataaagaacatccctagtcttatatactgactacccaattctagtaaaatttttaaaaaaaatttcaaataaatgaattcaaaatcatgtttatacatatttatgaacgataaaactaggtgttaacaccaaaattattgttacctcggaaaggacataaattgagaaacaacccaaaatgcttgaattcatttaaaatggaatagaggagaataaaaaggcaaagaaaggaaaatgaaagccaagtgtggaaaaaatttaccaagttatttagaacatatatcacatatttttgtacaaataattgaaaatacttttgttttggacgatattaatcagttttaccgagtttattgtaatataaatagaatttataaggaagaaaagtcttccgagaaaaagacacgcgcttcttgatttaggtcaggaggttgtcgtccagaccagttgtagagtctacgaaaaaccttgaaaagttttctccaaAATCAGCtaaaaatccacgaacctcagcatcaaacagggtcgccaagtggtcagacttatcctaactatgagaggatctgtctcgtacaatggggggcaccgtgcaaattagcttataagactaatgaatcagatccccagaaaggataatctccttaaagatcaaaaatcagcttttaagactgatattactcaatccttgagattgacttttaaaagattgagaattacaaactcatggaattcaatgatatctaaactcgagcttgaacgagaaaatattttgatcaaattacaaaccgatttgttttctgaaaacccattttcaatgcattcattaccattgaacgtaaaatcctaagaattcaccggaattcattaggtcatctgaaccaaatcgggtgtcaaccgtaagaacggtggttgtatagcatggtcgaagacaggaccttgtgccagaccgaaaaactatagggtgatctttactattgctcctacaaatgatagtaattgcatccgacacgatatagaccataatcaaaagcatgtcacgagacattgcctcaacttttgcttgttcaacgctttcctttacaaccggacggtagtttaccgaaaggtaatatacggagcaagtaaactggacgtgttgctttcccaatacaaggttagcaagtgggtgacacaaaaccataagttttgagctaaaattttcaaatctgaaacccacgaaactcacaaaaataatttgcaaacaccgatgaagggttattctggaaaacttgtctaggttaaaatctagcatgtattttcaaaagatcaaatattttcataaagatccaatttcctaaaggatctaaatttttatagtcatgtgggactgtaaaccacaatgttactatcattgttcataccgccgtatagaaatcactgatgtacaaagtgtgaggattaaagaagtgattcaagtatgtttttattcaagttctatatttcttgaggacaagcaacgctcaagtgtggggatatttaatagtgctccaaatgaacatatatttaggcgcaatatccttccaatatgtaaatttttcagttgcaattgttctattttcaagtaatattcgtttaaataaataagtgcgaagacaaaagaagaaaacgaagatttgaagacgcaaatgaccaaaaaagctcaaatgtacaagatacaatccaagtggttcaatttattgatgaataacgtctaaaaatgacaagagtacaagccgcgaaacgtaaagtacaagatatctaagcatacgaaaaggcgttcaaaaattcggaaccgagacatgaaccaactatcaacgtatgactcaacggagctaaaattacaagtcaactatgcacaagaatataatataatatatatataattcataataataataataataataataataataataataataataataataatattaaataaaaatatcaaTCAATGAATATGAATGATACATGTTAGCCACCGAGAAAATGCACAACAAAGTTACTTCAATTTCCACACCAAACTTTCTCAACCAAAATTCAACATAAAAATAGTACTCCTTATTTTACTATAAATACAGAGGCTACGGAGAAGTTTTGGGACACACCTTCATCAATCATCAACTCTCTGTCtctcttatatatttatatttatattttaattataattttaatattaagttaataataataaggttatagtggtgaatgtttaagtttgtaagtcgaaattctgtccgtgtaaagctacgctattattaatcattgtaagctatgttcaacctttttaaattaatatctcgtagctaagttattattatgcttatttaaatcgaagtaatcatgatgttgggctaaatattaaagacggggtaattgggctttggaccttaattggggtttggacaaaagaacgacacttgtggaaattagactatggactattaatgggctttatatttgtttaattgaatgatagttcgttaatttaatataaagatttacaattagacgtacctataaataaccatatacactcgatcggacacgatgggtgggatatttataagtactaataatcgttcatttaaccggacacgggaatggattaatagtcaatagactcattaaaacaggggtgaattatgtacaaggacacttggcgtaattgttaacaaagtattaaaaccttgttatagtttaagtccccaattagttggaatatttgacttcggatataaggataatttgacgaggacactcgcactttatatttatgactgatggactgttatggacaaaaaccagatggacatatcgaataatccaggacaaaggacaattaacccatggtaataaattaaaatcaatacgtcaaacatcatgattacggaagtttaattaagcataatttctttattttatatctcatcgcacttttatttactgtcgttttatttatcgcacttttaattatcgtactttttaattatcgcaattttatttatcgcactttaattattgtcatttactttacgctttaaattaagttatatttatttttaatattttacattaggttttaactgcgactaaagttttaaaatcgacaaacaggtcattaaacggtaaaaacccccttttataataataataatacttatatatatatatatatatatatatatatatatatatatatatatatatatatatatatatatatatatatatatatatatatacaaatatagttttaaaaatatagcgttaaacttggctagttccctgtggacgaaccgaacttactaaaaactacactactgtacgattaggtacactgcctataagtgttgtagcaaggtttaggtatatccactttataaataaataaataacttgtgtaaaattgtatcgtatttaatagtatttctcaataaaaatataactatttcgtatacacctctgcacacatcaataacatcattcgattcatatatatgaaactatcttattcgaaggtttaaacttgtaatcactagaacatagtttagttaattataaaattgttcgcaaataaaagttaatccttctaacttgacttttaagatcaactaaacacatgttctatatctatattatatgctaacttaatgatttaaaacctgaaaacacgaaaaacaccgtaaaaccggatatacgccgtcgtagtaacaccgcgggctgttttgggttagttaattaaaaaatatgataaactttgatttaaaatttgttaatctgggaaaatgatttttcttatgaacatgaaactatatccgaaaatcatggttaaactcaaagtggaagtatgttttccaaaatggtcatctagacgtcgttctttcgactgaaatgactacctttacaaaaacgacttgtaacctgtattttcgactataaacttatactttttctatttagattcataaacttaagttcaatataaaaccatagcaacttgaatcactcaaaacggatttaaaacgaagaagttatgggtaaaacaagattggataattttgcttgttgtagctacgtgaaaattggtaacaaatctatattaatcatatcctagctaactcatattgtattatacatgtattctaatatattatgtaatcttgggataccatagacacgtatgcaaatgttttgacatatcatatcgacccatgtatatatattatttggaacaaccatagacactctatatgcagtaatttttgagttagctatacagggttgaggttgattccaaaaatatatatactttgagttgtgatctagcctgagacgtatatacactggatcgtggattgattcaagataatatatatcgatttatttctgtacatctaactgtggacaactagttgtaggttactaacgaggacacctgacttaataaacttaaaacattaaaacgtattaaaaatgttgtaaatatattttgaacatactttgatatatatgtacatatttgttataggttcgtgaatcgaccagtggccaagtcttacttcccgacgaagtaaaaatatgtgaaagtgagttatagtcccacttttaaaaatctaatatttttgggatgagaatacatgcagttttataaatgttttacaaaatagacacaaatacgtgaaactacattttatggttgaatgatcgaaatcgaatatgtcccttttagcttggtagcctaagaattagggaactggcccctaattgacgcgaatcctaaaggtagatctacgggaactaacaacccccattctggaatttggaatgctttagtacttcgagtttatcatgtccgatgggtgtcccggaatgatggggatattctatatgcatcttgttaatgtcggttaccaggtgttcaccatataaatgatttttatacagattgtatattattgaaagatgaaatcttgtggtctattattactacgatttgatatatatataggttaaacctataactcaccaacatttttgttgacgtttaaagcatgtttattctcaggtgattattaagagcttccgctgttgcatgctaaaatatggacaagatttggtgtcagcatgtttgtataatattgtttaaaaatgcattcgagatttactttgttgtaacatattaatattgtaaaccaatatgtattggtagtgtgtaagtgtgatatttttagattatcatttctggataatctaggtggtgtccttttaaccttgttgataaaataaaggatatggtttattttaaaaacgaatgcagtctttgaaaaacgtctcatatagaggtcaaaacctcgcaacgaaatcaattaatatggaatgtttataatcaatatgaacgggacatttcacatctcaTCCTTCTGATCCATTACACCCGGATTCTCTTTAACAGTCTGATCTACAATCACCTCATCAACCACTTTGTTGTGAACCCCTTGCTCAAACATCAATGGCACAAAAACATATTCGTCATCTGAGTCATCCTCATCAATTTCTAAAGTAGCCGTCCACTTACCCACTTCCTTAACATGGACCACGAATATCACCCCATTAATGATCACTTGGATCTCCTCTGCAATCAACGCATTCGATCTAGTAGCCACACATATTCTATCCAACCGAGGATCACCTTTCGAATCCGCTTCAAAACATAAACCTTCGAACCGTTGGCACAACTTTTTTGAATGCGGATGCTTTCCATGCACATAATGGCATCCCGGAAATCTCCACCCACGTCAATCTTTCATCAACCACGAAATTCTTAAGAGAGCGGTTTAATGAACGAACAAAGGGAGATCATCATCGTGTTTATTTTAAACGCGGTACACACATCCACCAAAGGAAACGAACACCAAATCCACAATCCACCGATATGCTTAACTCCCACATTTTCGAATCCTTCTTCTCTAATAGCATTATGAATGCAACCCATCGTGGCAATGTCTTTCAACTTTATAAGCATCGATTCCATCGAATTCGACAGTTGGATCAAATCCTGCTCGACGAGAGTGACCTTCTGGATAACTTTATTAGCATGAAAGTTACCATTAGACACCCCCTTTACAGAATTAGCATATGATCCTGCATCCTTGTTACATGATGTACCTGAAACATTGTTATCGACCTTGACAGATTCCTTCTTGTCACGGACGTGGTTACGTTTATCCAAACCCGAATCATTAAACTTCTGCTTCGAATCCTTTTGGAACCTTGCGATTGAAGCATAAAGTCTGACATCATCCACCCATATCGTAGACAAAACCCTAGCGAACCTTTCTTCGTCCTTGACGTCAGCAACCCTAACAAATCCAAATCTCTTACCTTGTTTTGATCGTTTATAAGCGACATACGAATCCACGATGTCCCCATACGGTTCACAAATCAATCTGAGACCTCTCTTATCGATTCTATCCGGAAAGTTAGTAACAAAAAACGTAGACCGTGTAACCCTAGTGTCAGATTTCTTATAAGGATTGGGAATCAGTTTAGTCTCCTTGTTACCATTCCTTACCTTAATATTCCAACCGTCCTCATCCTTGCGATAGTGAGATCGGACTCCCATCTTTCTGGAAAACCACTGGCGCCGTTGAGTAGTTGCGAGAAAAAACAATCGCCTCCGAGAAAAAATATTCTTTAATGACCATTTAATATGTAACTttgaatattgttaataacaatttaataattATGACCATCACAACCCTTATTTTCGTTAATAAATTAAGAATTTGTAggtcatatgtatatgtatatcgatatgtaaATGTAAACGCATATATTttagtatttgtatatgtatatatagatgtatttcgggtgataatggatatatccgtgaatgataaattgtcatccatatccgatcaACGGAATATATAGACCAtctatattcatatccatatctgTTAAACGTTCATTTATGTTGATGCATAATAAGTCCCTAGTTATATCAACCGACACGAGTTTGGATCAAGTTTTAACCGCACGGTTGCATGTGCAACTGCACGGATCCATCGTGCATCCGTACGGATCAGGCCCAACTGAGTATAAAAGGAACCCTAATGTCTCACATTTAGGGTTAATAAACACAATTAGTTTCAGCCGGTTTCTCTCAACTAGATCTGTCCCAAAACCCATACAAGTCGAATTAACGACTCTAGGCATCGATCTAATCAATCGTTCTTGATTGGTTCAACTAATTCAACACCCGAAAGTCATCGAATTCGCTAGAAAACTCGATCCGAAGATCCGAATATCTCCAACAATTTACATCATCCATATTCATTATAAATTGATCGGATCGGGTGGATGGCCATGGATGAAACATCCATCGCCATCCCTAAATACAACTTACAAGTAAATCCGAGTTGCATGAAACCTTCTGTTGTGCTTGTCGCATAATAAAAACATAGTATTGAAGTAAATGCCCAAAGTTGTTAAAACACACGTGCCTCGTATTATTAATACAAACAAGCCTAAATGTTGATACAACGAATATTTGCAAAGCTATAAAGGATGCACATTCAACATTAATAATACAAAACGCCAACGCAAGCCAAGTCCTGCGCTGCCTGACATATCACTTGTACTCTTTGGTTAATGTATGCGTGTTTATACTCGTGTATTTAAGTTTCTATGTGAACAGCCAAACAATCTGAAAAACCTGAAAAGAGTAACTACAATTTCATTAGACTTTTGATCATAAGTTTTATACAAAAGACCAATGTAAACACATCATTTTATTCTTTTATTGTCAATGTTTCAGTCGAAACTCATCTTTACTGTATATTGCCTATGGTGACGTAGAAAACGTAGTATCAAATCCAATAGAAAACGTAGCATGGTgtattttattttttagttttttgAATTATTAATTATCAAATTGACTCATGTATGGATAATGGGCCTAGGTATGCAACATTAGAATATATTTTTTGGGCCCCTATAAATATTGAGCCCTGTGCGGCTGCACGGGTTATACGGCCCAATATCCGGCCCTGCAAATATTAAACTTATTATACGATGAATACTTTAAAGGTTGCTTGTAATTCCCTTCTCTAGCACTAAAAGTCTAAAATGGCTAAGTTCACACTTTACTATGTTTAATAATATTCATCTTAGTTAAATAAGAAACTCTTACATGTATAAATAGAAAAGGCAAGTCAACCACCAATATGTATCATTGGTCTATTTGGTGTCTTGGCAATGTCAAACATTCCCGCATGAGCGGCTTTCTTCCTTTTAACCTGAAATAAACATAAGCATCAACATTTAATCCAACCTCACAAATGAAAATTTTGTGTTCTCTGTCTTATGTAAAATACAGATCAATAAACGGCGTTGCTAAAATTAGTATATATGTTAACATGATAGTCATAAAGTAGGCAGCACTATTTTGTATACAGATTGATATCAAACAACTTATGCATGGAGATGTTATAACTTACCGCTGCCCCAATAATCTGTCGCAGTTCATCATCATCAGCACCTTCACGAATAGGATCCCTCAAACTAACCTGGAAATGTTTTCATAAAAGGTTGTATTAGAGCTAGTAAAAGAGGTTTCACTAATCGCAACAAGTCAAACAATTTATGGTAGCAGTATAAATAAAGAATCCACCTGGAACACCATTTGTTTCTATTGGCAAGATGAAGAACTATCACTAGATAGCCCACTGGTTGGGGCCCTGCGTTCCTTGTAAGTGGTCTCAGGTTCAAATCCCGTCTgggacgaatatttagtggtggccagggaagggttggaaacagccagggagtaatcTTGCTGGGCTACATACATCAAAGtatgggtcggattactcgccctcccaAGTAGCCCGAACacggaaaaccttctaccttttttgGCAATATGAAGAAGTCTCCTATATTTAGCATAGTTCAAATCCAATAGACACAAACGTGTCAATAGATCAACATAATCCACACTGAACAACATTCATTCACCTCTTATATAAAATTTAAACTTGAATGTCATACCGCCGCTACTGTAACTAGTATTTGATAATTAAATATACTTACTGTAACTAGTATTTGATAATTAAATATACTTTCTAAGAGATTATGAAAAGTAGAGGTGGCAAAATGAATGGGTTGAATAATGAGTCAAAACATGCAACTCTTTGAACAGGTCAGATGATGACCCAACAAACTTTTGTCCaaattttttaacatttttattaacactatggtaaataatatattatttcgaAAATTAGAAGGTTTTATGCATCAAAAAGACACTTTAAGAAACTTTTGACCAttttaaatgggtcaaaattgccacctATGATGCAAAGATAACTCTTACAGAAAAAGGTCTTATTAATAAAGCACAATATACCTCTGATGGTCCAAAAAGGCACACTTTAAGGTTCCCATCAGCTAAAAGTCGTAATCTGTTGCAACCACTGCAAAAGTGATCTGTCATTGACGTAATAAAAGAAACAGTGCCCCGATGCCCATCTAACGTGAAATTCTTAGCAGTCTCGCTTTTGTGATCTTGAATTCTCCTAATTCCTGTGTACCGTTTACCCTGTTTTGGTAATAATTAGTGGCGAAAATTATATGGAACAAAATCAAGAAATTAATGGGTTCATTTGAAATTCTACCTTACCACTACGTCCATCATTTCAGCATAGGATACGAGTTTCTTGACATTCCAAACATTACCATCAAAAGGCATGAACTCGATAAAACGTACATTAATTGGTTTGTCCCTTGTTAGCTCTACAAAATCACAAATTTCATCATCGTTGAACCCACGCATCACGACACAATTCACCTGATAGAAATAGAAATATGTGAATGTTAGACCAGGTTACAATCTATCAATACTATCTAGGATAATGATGATGTCTCATTTTAAAGAAGTTAAAAGATGATGTGGCTGCATAGGGTTATTTTAATGATGTCATAGCTTAAAAACATATAAATGTAAAGTAAAATCTGtttatttattactccgtatttgttATTTTTTTACAATGTGGGTTagatttttatgtaatatttggtAAAATCCGACCACATATTAAAGGTTTGAAGGGTTGTACTCCTTTATTTTCTTTAATTTTTTATTAATAAGCTTTTTACTATAAATAAACAACGTAACATGTTTTTATGTAGTTGAGTAAACAGCGTAAATGATACTATTACTTATGACCTAAAAAAGATTTGGAAAGTAGTTCGTTATATGTACAAATGTATTGTTTTCTTAAAACTATTCTTTAATCAGTTTTTATGTTCCATTAAAAATCTTTAACAAACCCATGTTTCACATGTCTTAAAACTACTACTCCGTATATTCTATACACAAACAAGAGGGGATAATTTAGACCCATTTGTGATTATGTACTTCAATTTTTCTATAAGTAGTCAAAaggttaaaataaataaataaaaagaattaaCTAAATGGTGTCAATCGTCCAAAGTTTATATTAAATGACTAAATCCTTCTATATCACTAAAAACAGGTAATTAGTTCATTGCTGAAACACGACTTTGTTATGGTTTTAGACACTATCAGATAAAAAAATATTCTAGACAAAGTGTTTTGACTCAACCAAAGACGGGCAGTTGTGACTTGTGACCCGTACCAAttatccattttgacccattaccaAATCTTCTGAGCCGCCCATCTTGCCATCTCTAGCTAACCGAATAATTTCATTTCGTGACATAACTAATGAATTAGGAGTCAACTCCACACCTTCAGCTGGCATACAATATTGGCAACGTATATTACAACGTTCTGTTAACGATATTCTTAAAAAAGAAGAAATAAAACCATGAAGAATATGCATACCTTAACAGGATCGTATCCGAGGTCCACCGCTCTATAAATCGACTCCATGACCCTTTCATGCCCTTTACGCCTCGTCATGAACTCAAATTTAGCAGGCACAAGTGTATCTAAACTGATATTAAGTAAATTAAGTCCACAATCTTTCAACTTTGGAAGCTTCCTCGAAAGAGCAAGCCCGTTCGTAGTCATCGCAAGCGTTTTCAAACCTTTCAAACTCGAAAGCTCTGAACATATCTCTTCAATATCCTTTCTTACACTAGGCTCCCCACCCGTTAACCGAATCTTATTCACTCCAGAACTTACAAACAAATTAGCTAACCGAATAATTTCATTTCGTGACATAACTAACGAATTAGGAGTCAACTCCACACCTTCAGCTGGCATACAATACTGGCAACGCAAATTACAGCGTTCTGTTAACGATATTCTTAAATACGTGTGTAATCGTCCAAACGAATCAACCAACATATTCGAAACATGATCATCCTTTACTGTATCTGCAGGGATCTTTTCAGGCATAGTTGCATACATCTTTGAC
Proteins encoded in this region:
- the LOC139861879 gene encoding GTP 3',8-cyclase, mitochondrial-like isoform X1, with translation MRPYLSDWHTGFTRFNSIKSKIKSNFQIGIYHGQLLSSENSRSKMYATMPEKIPADTVKDDHVSNMLVDSFGRLHTYLRISLTERCNLRCQYCMPAEGVELTPNSLVMSRNEIIRLANLFVSSGVNKIRLTGGEPSVRKDIEEICSELSSLKGLKTLAMTTNGLALSRKLPKLKDCGLNLLNISLDTLVPAKFEFMTRRKGHERVMESIYRAVDLGYDPVKVNCVVMRGFNDDEICDFVELTRDKPINVRFIEFMPFDGNVWNVKKLVSYAEMMDVVGKRYTGIRRIQDHKSETAKNFTLDGHRGTVSFITSMTDHFCSGCNRLRLLADGNLKVCLFGPSEVSLRDPIREGADDDELRQIIGAAVKRKKAAHAGMFDIAKTPNRPMIHIGG
- the LOC139861879 gene encoding GTP 3',8-cyclase, mitochondrial-like isoform X2; its protein translation is MYATMPEKIPADTVKDDHVSNMLVDSFGRLHTYLRISLTERCNLRCQYCMPAEGVELTPNSLVMSRNEIIRLANLFVSSGVNKIRLTGGEPSVRKDIEEICSELSSLKGLKTLAMTTNGLALSRKLPKLKDCGLNLLNISLDTLVPAKFEFMTRRKGHERVMESIYRAVDLGYDPVKVNCVVMRGFNDDEICDFVELTRDKPINVRFIEFMPFDGNVWNVKKLVSYAEMMDVVGKRYTGIRRIQDHKSETAKNFTLDGHRGTVSFITSMTDHFCSGCNRLRLLADGNLKVCLFGPSEVSLRDPIREGADDDELRQIIGAAVKRKKAAHAGMFDIAKTPNRPMIHIGG